CATGAGGGGAGCTGTTAAAGGTCATATGGAAGATAAACACAATTCCTCTAACTTCGGCACAGTTGTATCTGTACGCGGCAGTATTGTAGACGTACTATTCGAGAAGCATCTGCCACATGTATACACACTGTTACGTGCAGGAAAGAAAAGTCAAATTGCCATAGAGGTTTTGACCCAGCTTGACTCACACCACGTTCGCGGAATTGCTCTTACTCCCACAGAGGGTCTTGCTCGAGGTATGGCAGTGGAAGATACAGGCGGCCCTTTGAAAGCGCCTGTTGGTAGGGAAATCCTTTCGCGAATGTTCGATGTATTTGGAAATACCATAGACCTCATGGAGCCTCCTTCAGATGTCCAGTGGCGCTCAATCCATCAAGCTCCCCCACCGCTGGTACGCAGGTCCACTACGTCTGAAATCTTCGAGACTGGTATCAAAGCTATAGATGTGCTGGTACCGCTTGAGCGCGGAGGTAAAGCAGGTCTATTTGGAGGAGCGGGCGTTGGCAAGACTGTGTTACTAACCGAGATGATTCACAACGTAGTCAAGCAGCACCAGGGAGTGAGCATATTTTGCGGAATAGGCGAGCGTTGCCGAGAAGGGGAAGAGCTTTATCGTGATATGAAAGAAGCGGGCGTGCTTCCGAATACGGTTATGGTGTTCGGCCAGATGAACGAGCCACCAGGAGCCCGTTTTCGCGTAGGTCATACGGCACTGACAATGGCAGAGTACTTCAGGGACGATGAACGCCGAGATGTGCTCCTGCTCATAGATAACATCTTCAGGTTTATCCAGGCCGGTTCCGAGGTTTCCGGCTTGATGGGGCAGATGCCTTCACGCCTGGGATATCAGCCGACATTGGGCACCGAATTGTCTGAGTTAGAAGAGCGTATATCTACTACCGATGCAGGAGCCATAATGTCAATTCAAGCAGTGTATGTTCCTGCTGACGATTTCACTGACCCTTCGGCTGTGCACACATTTTCACATCTATCTGCATCAATTGTTCTCTCTCGCAAAAGGGCAAGTGAGGGGCTTTATCCTGCTATTGACCCTTTGCAGTCCAATTCCAAAATGGCCACGCCTGGCGTCATTGGTGAGAGGCACTATCGCCTTGCCCAGGAAATCCGGCAGACCCTCGCACAGTACTCGGAACTCAAGGACATTATTTCAATGCTTGGCCTGGAGCAGTTATCTCCGGAGGACCGCAATGTGGTCGCTCGAGCCCGCCGCCTTGAACGTTTCCTGACGCAGCCGTTTTTCACCACCGAGCAGTTCACAGGCATTAAAGGTAAATCTGTAAGCCTTTCAGATGCTCTCGATGGCTGCGAACGTATATTGAATGACGAATTCAAAGACTACCCTGAAAGCAACCTCTACATGATCGGAACAATTGACGAGGCAATAGCAAAAAAATCAAGCAGGGAGAAATCATGAACTCAGAACTCATGAATCTTAGAATCCTTCTGCCGTTCCAGATCTTTGCCGAAAAGAAAGGTGTGTCACGTATAGTCGCAGAAGGTCGCGAGGGTTCATTTGGACTCCTGCCACACCGACTTGATTGTGTCGCGGCTCTGGAGCCTGGAATTCTCACTTACGAAACCGAAGCAGAGGGTGAAGTTTATATCGCAGTCGATGAAGGCATATTGATCAAGACTGGTCAGGATGTGCTTGTCTCAGTACGTGGTGCCATTTTCGGAACAGATTTAAGCCAACTGCGGGAGGCTGTAGAGAAAGAATTTTTGACCGTAGACGAAACCGAGCAAAAAATTAGCTCAGTAATGAAAAAATTGGAAATTGGGCTTATACGTCGCTTAGCGGAGTTTCAGAATGTCTGACAAGCAGCCAGAGAAACCTTTGAAGGGCAAGTCACAGCATCTTGCCCGTCAGGTTGGGACAAAAGCTGAACGCAAACTCAGGGCTCAACGCCACGTAGATCGAACTATCTGGCTTGGTTTGGGCATGATGGGGCTCATAGGCTGGTCTGTAGCAGTTCCGACGCTAATCGGAGCTGCACTTGGGCTCTGGTTAGATGCGCACTATCCAGCAAGCTTTTCCTGGACGCTCACGATGCTGATTATCGGCCTGTTTATAGGTTGCTTGAATGCATGGCACTGGGTGGTTAAGGAGCATAAGGAAATGCAAGAGGAACAGGAGGATTATAATGAATGAAATTTTTAATCTTATCCTGGCTCTGGTAGCTGGTTTTTTACTCGGAGCTGTTTTCTTCGGCGGTCTCTGGTGGACTGTTCAGAAAGGACTTTCATCCAAAAGACCTGCATTCTGGTTCTTCGGTAGCCTGCTGTTGCGGACAAGCACTGCCATAGCTGGATTCTACTTTGTTTCGAACGGCCATTGGGAGAGGCTGCTAATATGCATGTTTGGGTTTTTTATTATGCGCCATATAGTAGTCAGACTCACAAGGCTGCCTGAGGAAGATCCGAATCAACTGATAAAGGAGGCCAGTAGTGCGACTTAGTCCTGATGAGCTAATTTTCTGGCAGTATGGCTTTATCAAACTCAATGCCACGATTGTATATACCTGGGGGCTTATGCTTGTAATGACGGTTGGCTCAAAAACCATTACAAGCAAACTCTCTACCGGTCTGGAACGTTCTCATTGGCAAAACATTTTGGAAATTATTGTCACAGGCATCCTGAAACAAATTGAAGACGTTGGTCTGGATCAGCCGAAGAAATACCTAGGTTTTTTGGGCACGCTCTTCCTTTTAATTGCCGTAGCCAATCTCTGTATCATAATCCCAGGCTATGAACCGCCAACAGGATCTCTCTCAACTACAGCTGCACTTGCATTATGCGTGTTTGTAGCCGTGCCAATTTTCGGCATTGAGGAGCAAGGAATAGTTAATTACCTGAAGTCCTACACAGAGCCGACGATCATCATGCTGCCGTTTAATATTATTAGTGAAATTTCTCGCACGCTGGCTCTGGCAATCCGTCTGTTCGGTAACATCATGAGCGGCTCGATGATCGTTGCAATTCTGCTGACCATTA
The genomic region above belongs to Methanosarcina horonobensis HB-1 = JCM 15518 and contains:
- a CDS encoding AtpZ/AtpI family protein produces the protein MSDKQPEKPLKGKSQHLARQVGTKAERKLRAQRHVDRTIWLGLGMMGLIGWSVAVPTLIGAALGLWLDAHYPASFSWTLTMLIIGLFIGCLNAWHWVVKEHKEMQEEQEDYNE
- a CDS encoding F0F1 ATP synthase subunit epsilon; the protein is MNSELMNLRILLPFQIFAEKKGVSRIVAEGREGSFGLLPHRLDCVAALEPGILTYETEAEGEVYIAVDEGILIKTGQDVLVSVRGAIFGTDLSQLREAVEKEFLTVDETEQKISSVMKKLEIGLIRRLAEFQNV
- a CDS encoding F0F1 ATP synthase subunit A — translated: MRLSPDELIFWQYGFIKLNATIVYTWGLMLVMTVGSKTITSKLSTGLERSHWQNILEIIVTGILKQIEDVGLDQPKKYLGFLGTLFLLIAVANLCIIIPGYEPPTGSLSTTAALALCVFVAVPIFGIEEQGIVNYLKSYTEPTIIMLPFNIISEISRTLALAIRLFGNIMSGSMIVAILLTITPFIFPDLMIVLGLLVGMVQAYIFSILATVYIAAATRTSRSRRKTGV
- the atpD gene encoding F0F1 ATP synthase subunit beta; protein product: MEDKHNSSNFGTVVSVRGSIVDVLFEKHLPHVYTLLRAGKKSQIAIEVLTQLDSHHVRGIALTPTEGLARGMAVEDTGGPLKAPVGREILSRMFDVFGNTIDLMEPPSDVQWRSIHQAPPPLVRRSTTSEIFETGIKAIDVLVPLERGGKAGLFGGAGVGKTVLLTEMIHNVVKQHQGVSIFCGIGERCREGEELYRDMKEAGVLPNTVMVFGQMNEPPGARFRVGHTALTMAEYFRDDERRDVLLLIDNIFRFIQAGSEVSGLMGQMPSRLGYQPTLGTELSELEERISTTDAGAIMSIQAVYVPADDFTDPSAVHTFSHLSASIVLSRKRASEGLYPAIDPLQSNSKMATPGVIGERHYRLAQEIRQTLAQYSELKDIISMLGLEQLSPEDRNVVARARRLERFLTQPFFTTEQFTGIKGKSVSLSDALDGCERILNDEFKDYPESNLYMIGTIDEAIAKKSSREKS
- a CDS encoding N-ATPase subunit AtpR encodes the protein MNEIFNLILALVAGFLLGAVFFGGLWWTVQKGLSSKRPAFWFFGSLLLRTSTAIAGFYFVSNGHWERLLICMFGFFIMRHIVVRLTRLPEEDPNQLIKEASSAT